In Ruminiclostridium josui JCM 17888, the genomic window AGCGTGGGAAGGTGTACTGGGGTCGGCTAGTTTTATTCCGGTTACCAGTGTAAAAGCAATTGAAAGATACCACGATGCTGAGTGGTCAAAGGGATTAAGTATACATGAAACCTTTGAGATGGTTTATATAAAATCAGGAAGCGGCGTTTTTGAGATTGGAGAACAGAATGTCTCTGTTGGCTCAAATGACATTGTAATAATTAAGCCAAACCAGAGTCATAAGCTCAGTGTTGATTCTCAGGGCGGGTGCGACTTTATTGTTCTGTATTTTAAATTTATGGATCAGACGGAGCATACTCTTTCAGAGGTATCATTAGGGGATTTTATAAACTTTGTAAGCGGAAGGGAATCAGGTTCCTTTATAAAGCTTAAAGTTAGCCAGAAGAATGATATAATCGTTCTTTTAAACAGGATTCTCAAGGAACAGACAAATGACCAGCTGGGCAGCGATTTGCTTAACTATCTAATGCTGATGGAGCTGTTTGTACTTATATCACGTGCCCTAAAGGCTGAATGGGAAAACAGCATAAAGAACAAAAGCCCAAAAATAAAAGAACTGATGCAATCAGCGATACAGTTTGTACACAACAATTTTGAACGTGAGATATCAATTACGGATATTGCAAAATATGTTTTTCTAAGTCCGAGTTATTTTACAAGGGCTTTTAAAGAGAATACAGGATTAAGTCCCATGCAGTATCTGCTGAACATAAGAATTAAAAGGGCATGTGAACTGCTTCGAGAGACAGACCAGAAGGTGGGCGAAATAGCACTTAGTGTAGGCTTTTCCAACCAGCAGAGATTTAATGATATGTTTAAAAAGCAAACCAATATGACGCCTATGCAGTATCGCAATTCGTCAAAAAACATTCATAATTGAAAAAATAACGGTAAATAACAGGAAGAACACTTTTTAAGCTTATTATATAATTGCTTTAATATTAAAAGCTTGAAAAGAGTTCTTTTATTTTCGAAAAAAACATTTAAGTTTATATATTTAAGGGACAAAAGGGGGACTTAAAAATGGGAATGACAATGACACAGAAGATTCTTGCAAACCATGCGGGAGTGGATAAAGTAGTATCCGGGCAGTTAATCAAGGCTAAACTCGATATGGTACTGGGAAATGACATAACATCTCCCGTAGCTATAAAGGAGTTTGATAAAATTGGTCTGGATAAAGTATTCGATAAGAATAAGATAGCCATAGTACCTGATCATTTTACTCCCAATAAGGACATTAAGTCTGCAGAACAGGTAAAGGTTTGCAGGGAGTTTTCAAAAAGAATGGAAATAGTAAATTTTTTTGAAGTAGGACAAATGGGGGTTGAACATGCGCTATTGCCTGAAAAAGGCCTTGTAGTACCGGGAGATGTGGTTATAGGAGCTGATTCACACACATGTACTTACGGTGCACTTGGAGCATTTTCAACAGGAATAGGCAGTACTGACATGGCAGCGGGAATGGCAACAGGAGAAGCATGGTTCAAAGTTCCCGAAGCAATTAAGTTCGTCCTTAAAGGTAAGCCCCAAAAGTGGGTTGGAGGGAAGGATGTTATCCTTCATATCATAGGAATGATAGGTGTTGACGGTGCACTTTATAAATCAATGGAGTTTACAGGTGACGGAGTAAGCGCTCTTTCAATGGACGACAGATTCGCAATGGCAAATATGGCTATAGAGGCTGGTGCCAAAAACGGTATATTTGAGGTAGACGAAAAAACCATTGAATACGTAAAGGAGCATTCCACAAGAACGTATACAGTGTACAAGGCTGACGAGGATGCTGAATATTCAGAAGTATATGAAATAGACCTTGCTGAAATAAAGCCAACAGTTGCATTTCCTCATCTACCTGAAAATGCACGTACCATTGACAATG contains:
- a CDS encoding AraC family transcriptional regulator yields the protein METTTLPKAWEGVLGSASFIPVTSVKAIERYHDAEWSKGLSIHETFEMVYIKSGSGVFEIGEQNVSVGSNDIVIIKPNQSHKLSVDSQGGCDFIVLYFKFMDQTEHTLSEVSLGDFINFVSGRESGSFIKLKVSQKNDIIVLLNRILKEQTNDQLGSDLLNYLMLMELFVLISRALKAEWENSIKNKSPKIKELMQSAIQFVHNNFEREISITDIAKYVFLSPSYFTRAFKENTGLSPMQYLLNIRIKRACELLRETDQKVGEIALSVGFSNQQRFNDMFKKQTNMTPMQYRNSSKNIHN
- the leuC gene encoding 3-isopropylmalate dehydratase large subunit; protein product: MGMTMTQKILANHAGVDKVVSGQLIKAKLDMVLGNDITSPVAIKEFDKIGLDKVFDKNKIAIVPDHFTPNKDIKSAEQVKVCREFSKRMEIVNFFEVGQMGVEHALLPEKGLVVPGDVVIGADSHTCTYGALGAFSTGIGSTDMAAGMATGEAWFKVPEAIKFVLKGKPQKWVGGKDVILHIIGMIGVDGALYKSMEFTGDGVSALSMDDRFAMANMAIEAGAKNGIFEVDEKTIEYVKEHSTRTYTVYKADEDAEYSEVYEIDLAEIKPTVAFPHLPENARTIDNVGDIKIDQVVIGSCTNGRIEDMRIAAEVLKGKKVSDNVRCIIIPATQKIWKQAMNEGLFDIFIDAGAAVSTPTCGPCLGGHMGILAKGERAVATTNRNFVGRMGHPESEVYLASPAVAAASAVAGRIAGPDDI